The sequence ACCTGGATAACGTAGTTGGTGGGGTTAATTTCAAGATTGCTGAAAAACTGAACCTACAGAATGTACACGTACTGGCACCTAAATCGCAGGTGTTGAGCAAACTGGTCACGTTTGTTCCTGTGGCCGATACGCAACGAATTCTGGACGCACTTTATGCCGCCGGAGCGGGCCAGATAGGCGATTATAAAAATTGCAGTTTTCGCGTAAGCGGCATGGGTACCTACCAGCCGGGCGAAACCGCACAACCAGCAATTGGTGAGGTAGGTGAATACCACGAAGAGGCTGAAAACCGGATCGAGGTTATCATTCCGGCGCATCAGCAGGGGCAATTGTTGACGGCTCTTAGACAGGCACATCCCTATGAGGAGGTCGCTTATTATTTAACCGCATTAGACAATACAAATCAGGAAGTTGGTTCGGGAGCCGTTGGCGATTTGCCGGAGCCACTGGATGGTCAGACCTGGCTAAGCTATTTGAAAGACAAAATGCGTCTTAATCTGATTCGATATACACCCTTACCCAACCGCCCAATCAGGCGAGTAGCGGTATGTGGGGGCGTCGGAAGCTTTTTGCTGCCCGATGCGATACGGGCAAACGCCGATGTTTTTGTGACGGCAGACTATAAATACCACGAATTTTTTGATGCCGACGGACGCATTGTCATCTGCGATATCGGGCACTATGAAAGTGAAGTCTT comes from Spirosoma aureum and encodes:
- a CDS encoding Nif3-like dinuclear metal center hexameric protein encodes the protein MTQIRELTTYLEALAPLAYQESYDNSGLIIGDPTAEITGVLVTLDATEAVVDEAIAKGCNLVVAHHPIVFKGLKKLNGKNYVERTVIRAIKNDVAIYAAHTNLDNVVGGVNFKIAEKLNLQNVHVLAPKSQVLSKLVTFVPVADTQRILDALYAAGAGQIGDYKNCSFRVSGMGTYQPGETAQPAIGEVGEYHEEAENRIEVIIPAHQQGQLLTALRQAHPYEEVAYYLTALDNTNQEVGSGAVGDLPEPLDGQTWLSYLKDKMRLNLIRYTPLPNRPIRRVAVCGGVGSFLLPDAIRANADVFVTADYKYHEFFDADGRIVICDIGHYESEVFTKELISQHLAKKFTTFAVILSETDTNPVSYY